In Coleofasciculaceae cyanobacterium, the genomic stretch TAAATATTAAGAATTTCTTGCAAAAACGGTTGCTATCTTTCACGATCGTCTTAGTTATTGGTTTTTTGTTACTAGTTTCTCTAATTCTTAGTGCTGTACTTGCCGCGATCGCTAATTTTTTTGGACATCTATTTCCACAATGGATTCAATTGGGGCAGATGCTCAATTTGATCTTTTCTTTTGGAGGAACAACGCTGTTATTTGCTTTACTTTATAAGGTGCTGCCTGATATTAATATTGCCTGGAGCAATATTTGGATTGGAGCCACTACCGCTGCTTTATTATTTACGATTGGCAAATCTTTAATTGGCTTATATCTCGGTAACAGCAGCATCGGCTCTAGTTATGGCGCAGCCAGCTCTTTAGTTATCGTCTTGATTTGGGTCTTTTTTTCGGCTCAAATTCTTCTACTCGGTGCCGAGTTTACGCAAGTTTACACCAAACGATGCGGCTCTGTAATTAAGCGGTCAAAATGACATTATTTAGCTGCGTTTGGAATTGCTGACTGATATACGCGCTCAAAAATAAGCACGGGTCTAGATTCTGTATTCTGCTTCTAGTTGTCTTACAAAGCCTTCATCCCAATTAGGTAATCGATCTCGATCGAGTTTCTGATTTTTTACTGAGTAGTTTGGGACGAAGAAATCGCACAGATATATATCAATAAGCATTAAATTTAAATAATAGATTTATTAGATTTATTAGATTTAGAGAAAAACCGTAGAGCGAGCGCTCCAAACCATAGGAGCG encodes the following:
- a CDS encoding YihY/virulence factor BrkB family protein, with the protein product MSKIIVPIKQQLKTIWILLKNTAIKWQEDKVSLWAAAIAFYTIFSLAPLLIIAITIAGAVFGQEAAQNQIVEQIQGLIGNQGAQAVGIMIQNTQQPGAKGVLATTFGVATLLLGASAVFGQLQEALNTIWDIKPQSGINIKNFLQKRLLSFTIVLVIGFLLLVSLILSAVLAAIANFFGHLFPQWIQLGQMLNLIFSFGGTTLLFALLYKVLPDINIAWSNIWIGATTAALLFTIGKSLIGLYLGNSSIGSSYGAASSLVIVLIWVFFSAQILLLGAEFTQVYTKRCGSVIKRSK